CCTTGACGTAGGTCTCCTGCGATCCGAGGACGACCATCGGCTCGATCGCGACCACGAGTCCGGGACGCACCTCCGGTCCCTTGGCGCGCACGCGGTAGTTGAACACCGGCGGCTCCTCGTGCATGCGACGCCCGATGCCGTGACCGATGTAGTCGGTCAGGATGCCGTAGTCGCCCTGCGCCGAGATGTAGTCCTCGATCGCCTCCCCCACGTCGTTGAGGTAGCGCGCGGATGCGAGGGTCGCGATGCCCCGCCACAGCGACTGCTCCGTCACCTCGGAGAGGCGGGCGCGCTCGGCCACGGGGTCGGGATGCGCCGGGTCGGGAAGGACGAACGTGCGCGCAGCATCCCCGTTCCATCCGCCCAGGATGGCGCCGCTGTCGACCGACAGGATGTCGCCGGGCTCCAGGATGCGCGCACCGGGGATGCCGTGCACGACCTCGTCGTTGACGGAGGCGCAGATGGTGTGGTGGTACCCGGGCTCCAACTTGAAGTTGGAGGCGCCGCCGGCGTCGACGATCGCGCGTTCCGCGATCGCGTCGAGCTCGAGGGTCGACACACCGGGAGCGACCGCCGCGGCGACCGCTTCGAGGGATGCGGCCGTCGCGCGCCCGGGCGCGACCATGTCGCGGAGTTGCGCGGGCGTCTTGTAGATCGACCTCTTGAAGACCACTTCTAGGCCACGGACTCGCCGGTAGACGCGCCGGCGCCCGCCACCGGGACGATGCCACGCTCGGCGAGGGCGGTGGTGATCCGCTCGGCGACCTCGTCCATCCCGCCCAGACCGTCGACCGGCACAAGGAGTCCGCGCTCGCGGTACACGTCGATCAGCGGCGACGTCTCGCGGAGGTAGACCTCCTGGCGGTGCCGGATGGCCTCTTCGGAGTCGTCGGCGCGGCCCTGCTCGAGGGCGCGCTTGCTGAGGCGCTGCACGATCTCGTCCTGGTCGGCCGTCAGCTGGATAACCGCATCCAGCTTCTGCCCTTTACCGGCGAGGAGCTCATCGAGGTAGTCGACCTGCGCGAGCGTGCGCGGATAGCCGTCGAGCAGGAAGCCGTTCTTGGCGTCCTCCTCGTCGAGCCGGTCCGCGACCAGCTGATTGGTGAGCGTGTCCGGGACGTAGTCCCCCGCGTCCACGATGGCCTTGACCTGCTTGCCGAGCGGCGTCTCGTTCTTGATGTTGGCCCGGAAGATGTCGCCCGTGGAGATGTCGGGGATCCCGTAGGTGGTGGTGATGCGGGAGGCCTGAGTGCCCTTGCCCGCTCCGGGGGGTCCGACGATCAGCATTCGGGTCAACGCAGAAGCCCTTCGTAATGCCGCTGCTGGAGCTGGGAGTCGATCTGCTTGACCGTCTCCAGTCCGACACCGACGATGATCAGGATGGACGTGCCGCCGAACATGAAGTTCTGGCTTGCGCCGATCAACGCGAAGGCGACCAATGGGATCAGCGCGATGATGCCCAGATAGAAGGATCCGGGCAGGGTCACCCGCGTGAGCACGTAGTCCAGATACTCGGCCGTCGGACGGCCCGCGCGGATGCCGGGGATGAAGCCGCCGTACTTCTTCATGTTGTCCGCGACCTCCTCCGGGTTGAAGGTGATCGCCACGTAAAAGTAGGTGAACCCGACGATCAGGAGGAAGTACAGCAGCATGTACAGCGGGTGGTCGCCCTTGGTCAGGTAGTTCGTGATCCAGGTGACCCAGGGCGCAGGAGCCTTGCCCGCGGCCGGCTGGTTGAACTGGGCGATGAGCGCCGGCAGGTACAGCAGCGACGAAGCGAAGATGACGGGCACGACGCCGGCCATGTTCACCTTGATCGGGATGTACGTGTTGTTGCCGCCGTAGGTGCGCCGGCCGACCATTCGCTTCGCGTACTGGACGGGGATGCGCCGCTGCGACTGCTCGACGAACACGACGCCCATGACGATGAGCAATCCGATCGCGATCACGACCAGCAGGATCTCGATGCCCTGCGACTGGCCGACCGCCCAGAGGGAGGACGGGAACTGCGCGGCGATCGAGGTGAAGATGAGGAGCGACATGCCGTTGCCGATGCCGCGCTCGGTCACGAGCTCGCCCATCCACATGATGAGGCCCGTACCGGCGGTCATGGTGACGACCATGAGCATGATCGCGTACCAGGAGTCGTCCGTGATCAGCTGCGTGCACTGCGAGACGGCGGTGGTGCCGAACAGCGCGCCGCTGCGCGCGACGGTGATGAGCGTCGTCGACTGGAGTACGCCCAGCGCGATGGTGAGGTAGCGCGTGTACTGCGTGAGCTTGGCCTGGCCGGCCTGGCCCTCCTTGTAGAGGGTCTCGAAGCGCGGGATGACCACGCGCAGCAGCTGCACAATGATCGACGCGGTGATGTACGGCATGATGCCGAGCGCGAAGATCGAGAGTTTGAGGAGGGCACCGCCGGAGAACAGATTCACCAGCGAATACAGGCCGGAAGTGTCCTGATTAGCGTTCAGACAGGTCTGGACGTTGCCGAAATCGACGAATGGCGCAGGGATGAAGGACCCCAGCCGGAACAGGGCGATGATGCCCAGCGTGAAGAAGATCTTCCGGCGAAGATCCGGGGTGCGGAAGATCCGCCCAACGGCGCTAAA
Above is a window of Leifsonia sp. 1010 DNA encoding:
- the map gene encoding type I methionyl aminopeptidase, whose product is MVFKRSIYKTPAQLRDMVAPGRATAASLEAVAAAVAPGVSTLELDAIAERAIVDAGGASNFKLEPGYHHTICASVNDEVVHGIPGARILEPGDILSVDSGAILGGWNGDAARTFVLPDPAHPDPVAERARLSEVTEQSLWRGIATLASARYLNDVGEAIEDYISAQGDYGILTDYIGHGIGRRMHEEPPVFNYRVRAKGPEVRPGLVVAIEPMVVLGSQETYVKDDGWTVATEDGSAAAHWEHSVAVHADGIWVLTASDGGAAGLAPFGVTPTPIA
- a CDS encoding adenylate kinase gives rise to the protein MTRMLIVGPPGAGKGTQASRITTTYGIPDISTGDIFRANIKNETPLGKQVKAIVDAGDYVPDTLTNQLVADRLDEEDAKNGFLLDGYPRTLAQVDYLDELLAGKGQKLDAVIQLTADQDEIVQRLSKRALEQGRADDSEEAIRHRQEVYLRETSPLIDVYRERGLLVPVDGLGGMDEVAERITTALAERGIVPVAGAGASTGESVA
- the secY gene encoding preprotein translocase subunit SecY, with translation MFSAVGRIFRTPDLRRKIFFTLGIIALFRLGSFIPAPFVDFGNVQTCLNANQDTSGLYSLVNLFSGGALLKLSIFALGIMPYITASIIVQLLRVVIPRFETLYKEGQAGQAKLTQYTRYLTIALGVLQSTTLITVARSGALFGTTAVSQCTQLITDDSWYAIMLMVVTMTAGTGLIMWMGELVTERGIGNGMSLLIFTSIAAQFPSSLWAVGQSQGIEILLVVIAIGLLIVMGVVFVEQSQRRIPVQYAKRMVGRRTYGGNNTYIPIKVNMAGVVPVIFASSLLYLPALIAQFNQPAAGKAPAPWVTWITNYLTKGDHPLYMLLYFLLIVGFTYFYVAITFNPEEVADNMKKYGGFIPGIRAGRPTAEYLDYVLTRVTLPGSFYLGIIALIPLVAFALIGASQNFMFGGTSILIIVGVGLETVKQIDSQLQQRHYEGLLR